The Fusarium keratoplasticum isolate Fu6.1 chromosome 4, whole genome shotgun sequence genome contains the following window.
ATCCCCCTCAAAGGAACCCCAGGCAATTTCTACAcctacaccatcatcacgatCACTTGCtcaggaggccaagaaggacccgcctccaccaccaccacctgtCCAGCGCCCAGTTATTAAAGAGTCTAATTTTACAACCATCTCTAACGGCCCTATCAAGCGGTCATCTCCTAAGCAGAAGCCTCATACCGGAGTTTCAACTCCCAAGACCGATAACCTCGACGACATGCAGGAAAGCGAGGGTCGGTCTATTCTCGATTTTGGACGAGCAAAGCCTGGTGAGGAACTCCAGGCCCCAACCATTGTTCTCAGCGTCCCAATCCAGGCTGGAGAGACAAATCGCTATGTCAACTTTATGCGCATGGCTGAGGAACGATACGGATGGGACGCGCTCCACCCTCGCCTGGCGGCCAACCGGGACCGCAAGGCTCGAATTGCCGCTGCAGCCGCCTCCCTGGAAAAGGCGGAATCTGGCCGCGAATCGGGTGATGAAATGTCCGTTGATCTCTCCGACGCCGAGGCTAGCAACCCCGACAACGGTGGCACCAGCGGCCCCGACGCCCAGGCCAAGCCTaagaagaagcgcaactTCAAGGAGGATCAGTATGACGTTGACGACGACTTTGTGGACGACTCGGAGCTTCTGTGGGAGGCCCAGGCGGCGGCCAGCCGTGACGGATTCTTTGTCTACTCTGGACCCCTGGTGcctgaggttgagaagccCGCAGCTGGGTATGTATCTCCAAAACTAGCCGATATTGACCAGTTACTAACAAATCACAGTCACGAAGGTCCTCCTAAGCGTGGACGTGGTGGACGAGGCAGCCGAGGTGGCGGCAGAGGAGCGTCAACTAGAGGCGGAGCTGGAAGTGGCCGCGGAGGAGGCCCTGGATCTCGCGGAGGCTCAGTGACACGAAAGCCTCGCATCACCAAGCAGGAAAAGGCGCAGCGCGAACGCGAAAAGGCTGAGCGTGAGAGCCTGGCGCAGCTGGCTAAGACCCCGACCCACGGCTACTCACTCAACCCGACCACTCCCTCATTTGCCGTCAGCGAATTGGGCGCTTAGAGGGCATTGAATATGGCACCAAACGAATTACGCAACGACGAAGCCACATAGCTTCTCACTTTCAAGGCGCGACCTTAATGAAAGGGCACTGGCCTTGGCTCGCTGCCGTGTACAGGCATCCTCGATACCTCACTTCAGACTTGACTCcgccttcttttctcttcttttctttgtttTCATATTCCTGCTTTGCGAAGCATGGCTGGCCCGGCATGGCCTCCTCTTTTGCTTTTCTTTCGAGTTTTTGAATTGTTGGAGAATCGGCGCGTGTGGGATTTCGCATGTATGAAGGGAGAAACCTACCAGGTCTCGGAATCACGGCGTTCACTGGGTTGTGGATGGATCGATGCAACATGGCAAGAAAGGCACGAAGTGAAGAAAGGATGGGGGGGATCTTAGAAGGAAATGGGGTTCGGGCTCCTTTTGGAAGAACGAACGGCGACGAGGCGTCACAGTGAGCCACACAGTCTCCCAAGCGAGGAGGCTTATTCCCAGGGGCTAGACAGATATGTTTAGAGTAGGCGTTGAGTCGAATGAATGTGAAGATGACAAGACGACAGACGGTTAACATTGAAGTACGTTGCGTGATATGTTGTGTGACACAGTCTATGTGAAcatgttgatgaagctgacGATACTCCTCTTATGCGCTTTGATAACTATATTGATAGAGTTTATGCAACCAATTCTTGTCGTGGCTTGAATAAATCAACCAACCTCGTCTAGTTGGCACTAATTGGACTCTTCAAATATCTTGGCTAGATAACCGCTGATATATAGCCTCAGAGCACACACAAAAGAGACAGCAAGGGCTTTTCTGCAAGCACATGCATCCGCCAGGTCGCTTTTTCTCTTTGTCTTATGCTCATCCTCTCATGATTCAACACCAAAGTAAACCAATCACTCCTACTATTGCTCCCTGCATCTCCTTCTGCTATTTCAACTATCTCAACGTCTCCAAACCACCTGTTCAACTCTCAAGAAAAAGCTCTCATGCAAGAGTAAACTCGGAAACCTCACCCATCTCGTTGGCCTGCTGATCGCCGACCTTGTAAGATGCCCGCCATCGGAGCTTGGCCGAGGTGACCTTTTGGGCGTGGTTGCCCGCGTGCCAAACCTGGACTTCTTGGGTGATGCCCCGGGCCTGCTTGGGAGCGAGGTCACGCCCAGTCTGAGGCTTAAGTTGAAGCTCGTAGCCCTAGTATCGGGTTAGCTTGGTGTTCTGAAGGGTCAATAAGAGTAATACATACCTTGGTCACGGCAAGCTGGAAGTGAAGCTCGCTGATGGGTTGGGCTATGTTGTTGGAAAAGGCAAATACGATATTGATGGCGTTAGCGGCGGCAGGTGACCGGATGGCACGAAGCTCGATACGAAGGTTCGTGTTGCTGACGGTTGCCTGGtgctccttgggcttggcggGCTCAGGAGGCAGCGCCGAAGAGAAGCTCCAttcgtcatcgtcattgGAAGCGGCTGGAGCCTGCGGCGGCGCGGGAGAAGCCCGCTGCGAGCTGGagaggccgccgccgagggcaGCAAAAGGATCAGAGGCGGGCTGAGGCGGAGGAGCGTGGACAGACTGCTGAAGTAGAGAGGGCTGTGGTGTAGCTGACTGGGACACGGGCTGTGAGAAGGAGGCGAATTGCGAGAAAGGGGgaggagttggtgttgacaCAGGACCCTTTGCCGAGTTGTCCTGGGTtagggaggagaggagagcagGGCCGGGGATGTCTGAGATGGGGGTTAGCAATCTGATATAATGCGTTGTCGCTGCTTTGAAGCCAAGACTTACTCTGATTTGCGCCGAACCCAAGAGCGATGCCACCGCCCTGTCCAAAGCTGCCCGAATCTCCTCCAATATCCAGTCCAAGGAGATCATTCTCGataccagcagcaccagAAGCTGGCGCAGGGGTGCTGCTCGACTGTGCGCCATTGCCATTGGACGCGTCGCCGTCAAAGTCGATAAGCGATAGCTCGTTGGCCGTACTCGATGAAGCTGCCGCAGCCCCTGAAgtggagggaggaggagcgccaGCAGCAACCTTGGCCGCGCCCGCCAAGtcgcccttcttcatcagctTATACCGCTCCACCGTCCGATGTATGCTGTCATTAATCTCCAAGAGTTTGGCCACAGCCTCGTGGTCATCCGACTCTTCCTCGCACAtcttctggatcttgggtTGGGCGCTCTGAAGGGCAGCGGCCAACTCGCTAAAGACATCGCCCTCCTGCATCTTATCGCCCTCCTGGAAGGCCTCCAACCGCTCCTCCAGTAACCGCGCCTTGGCCTGGATCTTGCcgacctcctcggcagcctttgCGCGGTAGTCTGTCTTGGATCGCGTATCATAACCAGCCATGATCTTCATGAGACGGTTGGCCTCTTGGAGATCCTCAGGGGTTCCCCGTCGAATGAGCTCTTGAAGCTTGGCCGATTGCGCTTCgcgctcctcttcttccatctcctcggcggaTTTTAAATTCTAATAGGCAGAGTGAGCATGAGGTATAGCTGATTTGGGTGATTGGTCACTTACATCACTGGGGTTAAGAACAGCAGCATCTTCTCTCCGCACTTCGGGAAAGACATAGCCCTTATAACTCAGCAACCGGTGCATATCCCTGATGAAGCCCAAATCCTCCTTGTATCGACTCGTCTCGCATATCGTTCCTCGCCACTCTTCAATCGCCTCGAGTATCTTGGCCTGCACACGGGTCGGCCGAATCGGGGGCCGTTCCGGAAACCTCCTGACAAGCTCATTGAGAAATTCTTTGGTGCCGATCTGCAGATGGAAGGGGTATCCGCAGTTCTTGACGCAGATATCGAGCAGGCCGAGGGCCAGCAGGGCAACGTTGGGGTTGCGGTTGTTGATGTATCCGACAATGGCAGTGGCGGCCTCACGAGGAGCGCTGCCCTTTTTGGAGTTGATGAGGTCCGAgatctcaaggttgagggCGAGATTGGGCTCGTAGTTCTCGGGACTGCAGGCCGCCTGGATAAAGCGCTGCAGCTGTGAGGGGGTGCGGCCGGAACCAGCATATTCCCCCCAGCGGTCGCGAGCTCCGGCGCGAGCAGAGGCGGCCTCCATGGTATATagctggtgttgaagaggcGATATACGCGGAAGCTATTCGAGCAGGCGGATCGGATTGCGCGCGCTGGCCAGACGGTACGACACAATTCGAATACGAGAGTGAGCTGGTCGTAAGGCGGATAGAAGCCGGCGGGGGGAGGAAGGCAGGGTATagagctcgaggccgatAGGATGTGGATCAGGCGGTTGGAATGGAAGCCTGAAGTTGAAGGAGTGGTATCAAGGGAAGGAACAGGTTGAAGCTGCTAACCCTGTGACTGTCGCTGGAGCTTGTAGCTGTCGACGTGGTTGCAGGACTCGAGTCGACCCGGCTTGAAGCCAACAAACAAGGGGGTTATTGAGAGACTGACAGCTTGCGCTAAAGAGGCACCCAACGTGGACCTGGACCGTGGATGGACATGATGTGCTGAGAACGTGGCACTGTGGCTTCCGCCGTAGGTAGAGTGGAGAGCGGAGAGTGGCTGCAAGGCATCGGTACGTTGAATGTTCCGTTCCGACAATTGGTACCAATTACAGCGGGCTTCCAGGGGACCTTGGCGCTGAGAGCTTCCCGTCGGGTGCTAGGGACCCCTGACGTGCTGCAGCCCATTAGGTAGATTTGCCCCTCCATTGAACCCCGCCATGATTCTAGAGGTCGAAGCCCAATACAGAAAGAATCTTGGGgaaaagtaaaaaataaaataaatatcgTCACGACATCCATTTCCACCTTGGATCAGCACCCAACGGCTACCTACCTCACGCCATCAACTCCCGAGTAGCATAATCATCAAACCTCGATCATGGTCCGTCATAAGAAAGACTTCAACCCCAAGGGAAAGAAGGGAGGTCATGGTCCCCCGCGCCCTCGAGCACCCCGCAACAATGACGGAGATGGCCCTTCGTCACGTCCAGCCTTCAAGGCCGCCTGCTGGGACCTCGGCCACTGCGACCCCAAGCGCTGCTCCGGAaagaagctcatgaagcTCGGCATGATGCGCGACCTCCACCTCGGCCAGCGCCACAACGGCGTCATTATCACCCCCAACGGCAAGCACGTCGTCTCCCCCGCCGACCGCGAGCTCATGGATCAGTATGGCGCTGCTGTTGTCGAGTGCTCTTGGGCGAGGACGAAGGAAGTTCAGTGGAACAAGGTTGGAGGAAAGTGTGAGCGCTTGCTGCCGTACCTCGTCGCTGCGAACACCGTCAACTACGGCAAGCCGTGGCGGCTGAACTGTGTCGAGGCTCTCGCGGCAGCCTTTTATATCTGTGGACACGCGGACTGGGCGGAGCAGATTCTAGAGCCTTTTTCGTACGGACCGTCATTCCTCGAAATCAACTCCAGCCTGCTCAAGCGCTATGCCGCATGTACCGACGAGGCCAGTGTGAagaagaccgaggaggagtggaTGGAGCAGCTGGAGCGGGAATACACCGAGAGCAGGGAAGAGGGTAACGATGATATTTGGGCTACCGGAAACACTAACCGAAGACGCATGGATCCctccgacgacgacgaggaagatgatgatgaagagggctccgacaaggacgacgaggataGCATAGATGGCATATACCTGGGCAAGAAACTACAGAAGCCGAGCGcgcaagaagaggaagacgaggaagaaaaggaccGTTATGCAATATCCGACGACTCGGATGACGAAGACGCAATGGCCGAGATCCGTCGCAAGGTCCTCGCCTCAAAGACCTTTACAAACCCCAAccaggacgacgacaagaagcccGCCACCATCCCGAACccccatcaacagcagcaacagttCAAGCCTGCCACGGATGTGCAGCCAGACTCGGACAATGGCGacagcgacgaggatgaggatgatgagttTGACAACATCATTGAGGCTACTCCCGTGACGGACCGTATTGGCTTggcgaagctggagaaggagcgGTCTCAGGCTACGGTCACTACGAGGACGTTTTCATCGAATACTGTTGGGGCGCCGTATAGACGGTGATATGAAGAATGTGAGAGAAAGGGGGCCTGGGTTGGTGAGCTGAGATGGGCTTGATGAGATCACAAAACGAAGTCAATGTTTACTGTGATTTACGAGAGTATGAAAATGCAGGCATAAAAGTTGGAAATATGAATCATGATCTATTAATCTCGACATCTTTACATAAACATTGAGATTGTGATATATATcgcctccatccatccataccCCCCTTTTCATACATGACCCCCCTAATTCCCTTCATCAGACCATGCTTCATTTAACTAGTCATACATGCCCCCTCCTCTAGGGAAGAGTCTCTCTACTTTTGTGATTTCGTACACTACACTTTTTTACACTCTTGTTACAATGtgcgcttctccttgaggaCCTCGTATGTCTGGATCTGGtcgtcgacctcgaggtcctggaaGTCTTCGAAGCCGATACCGCACTCGGTGCCCTTGCCCATCTCCATGACGTCCTTCTTGACGTGCTTGAGCGTGTCGATTTTGCCTGGAAATGAGTTAGCACAGGAACAGATACTCCAAGTTGGGTCTCCCTAAAAGACAGCATGAAGGAAAAGGAGGCTCAATAGGGGGCAGAAACTCACCCTCATAAACGACCTCGCCGGCTCGGATCACCTTGACCATCGAGGTACGCTTGATGGATCCGTTGCGAATCTTGCAGCCGGCAATGGTCTTCTGCACAcgcttcttgatgttgatggtaaACAGCTGCAGCACGTCGGCCTCGCCCAGGACCTTGTGCGAGATCTTGTAGGGCAGGAGGTCCGAGAGGGCGGCCTTGACGTCGTCCACCACGTGGTAGATGACGCTGTGGTCGATGATGCGCACGCCCGCCTCGTCTGCGCGGTGGCGGATGTGGGggaggatggtgttgttgaagttgatgatgatacTCTTGGACGCCGCCGCGTGGTCGACGTCGTACTCGGAAATGAGGCCGACAGAGGATCGCAGGATCTTGGACTGGACTTCGTTGCTACCCAGCTCCTGGACAGTGCCGCATACCGCCTCCACCGAGCCGGCCAcgtcggccttgacgatgaagTTCTGGAATATGATGCCAGGCTCCGACTCGCTGGGTTCCGCCTCGATACCCTCAGCCTCTGCTGCAGCGGCTGCCTCCTCCGCAGCGGCCTTCTCGCGCTGGCGATGCTCCTGCTCAGCGAGCTGTTGAGagctctcctctctctcggCCATCTCCTGACGATACTCAACCGCCGTCTTGGCCGTGCCCTCATCAGGAGCCTGGAGGACCTGTTCACCAGCCTCAGGAAGGTCACGCCAGCCGAGGACCTGGACAGGGGTTCCGGGCGGTGCCTCAGGGATCTCAACACCGGCTTCGTTGCGAAGGCCACGAACCTTGGCCCACGTCTTACCGGCGACAATGTAGTCACCAAGACGCAAGGTTCCTCGCTTGACGAGCACCGAGGCGACCTTGCCGGTCTGCTTGACACTGGACTCGAGGATCCAGCCCTCAGCCATGCCGTCGGTCTCTGCGCGAACGTCGAGGATTTCGGACAGGGTGACAATGTTCTCCTCAAGGTCTTCCATGCCCTTACCGGTCTTGCCACTGACTGGAACAACCTGAACATCGCCTCCAAactcctcaagctcgacgcCATTGCGGGAGAGATCAAGCTTGACCTGTTCGACCCGGGCGTCCTCcttgtcgatcttgttgatggcgacAATGATGGGTACCTTGGCAGCTGTAGCGTGCTTCAGGGCCTCGATCGTCTGAGGCATGACACTATCGTCGGCGGCCACAACTAGAACCACGATATCGGTGACATTGGCACCTCGTTGACGCATGGACAAGAAGGCGGCGTGACCTGGAGTGTCGAGGAATGTGATTTGCTTCCCAGATGACATCTGAACCACAAAGGCACCAATGTGCTGGGTGATGCCACCATGTTCCTGAGCAGCAATTGACGACTTGCGAAGCCAGTCGAGGAGAGTTGTCTTTCCATGATCGACGTGGCCCATGATGGTGACCACAGGAGGACGACTAGGTAACGAGGATGGGTCCTCTGCCGCAGGCCGAGGCCGTAGATCTCGCTGTGAACCAGTGTCGACAGTGGGATCGAATCCATACTCCTGGGCAACGAGAGCTGCCGTGTCACCAGTCATGATGGTGTCGTTGGtgagctcctcaaagcccatggcctcgaggtcatgTAGGAAGTCTGCATTTCGAATCTGGAGCGCCTGGGCTAGGTTGGCCACACTGATGTACTctgggaggaagatgggCACTGGCGCATTattggcttcttcctcgaggcgcttcttggcgtccttTTCAGCCTTCTTGCGCTGCCTCAACTCCCATCGGCGAATGGAATCCTCGTCCcagtcatcgtcatcatcctgcTGCTGTCTCACATTCTTCGGGCgcttgcccttcttgcctcgtcgatcatcaacctcatcctcgacctcgaAACGGGACTTGCGCCTCGGTTGCTGCTCCTGCGGCGTTTGAAGATCCTGGGACCAGAAATCTTGGACTGCATCAGGCGAAGCCTGCTGGCTGCTAGATTTAGAGGCAGTGCTGGGCTTGCCACGGAAGCCGCTGACTCTAGTCTCGAGTGCGTCCCAAAAATCGCCACCTTGCTCCTCAATGCTGTCGCTTGTTGTCCGCGCGGCACGCTTCATCTCCCCCCAAGCGGCCTCCCCGGTGGGCCTCTCGGGTGTTACAGGTGCCTTTTGTGGTTGCTTCTCTACAGGCTTGGCCTGTGGCCGTGGCTCGCGAGCTGGCAATTGCGTGTCAATCTTGCGAGAGCTGAAGGCCCCCCAGGCAGGGGCTGCAGGCGTAGCTGGAGCAGCTGGTTTTTCAGGCTCGTTGCTGGACCAAGCCTTGGGCGTCGCCACTGGAGCGGGGGTACGGTCCGTCTTGAAAGCCTCTGCAAGAGCCGACGAAAGGGCAGCCCTATTCTCGGCCCTGCCTTCGGCCCTGCCTTCAGCCCTGCCTTCAGCCTTGTTTTGgcgcttctgcttcttgttcttcttctttttgtcATGCTTCTGACTTGCCAAAGCTGTCTGGGGAGGATCGGGGACCTTTGCGACGGGAGCCGGCTTCTTGGGGGCGAGTCCCATCTTGCTACGAGCTTCGAGCTCATGGGGGAGAAGCGAGGTGGGTTTGGCAGTGTCTGGTGTTGATTTGGTGACTCCAAAAGAGCCAAGAGACCCTAATCCAGCTCCGAATCCTCCAGGAAAACCACTGCCCGGGAAGCCTCCCGGCTTGGGAGGGGATCCTTTATCGTCCGGCCGATGAAGCGGGGAGCTCGTCGAAAGGGCTCGCACGCCCAGAGACTGCGTAGAATGGCATGGTAATAGCCCAGGCGCCCCGGCTGATATTATAGAAGTTGATACATGGCGATCTCTGAGCTGTGCTTCCCTCGGCGAAAGCTTGAGACGGCAGTAGGCGCAAACGAAGGAATTACCGCGTCCCTAGAACTGAATTAGACAATTGGCAATTGAGAGGGCATCCAATGCATTCACCTGCAAGGCACGGGCTCTT
Protein-coding sequences here:
- a CDS encoding HUN domain-containing protein; this translates as MAATAADTSMSRYDSSAGELSSPPSGSLSEPGSPSRQASDSRVPQEYDEIVVVSSDGQYQHIGRSHGQGRPPLPLPPQSGTGPPRRYALVDNQWVQLTAAGVPRKKPGRKPGTIVKPRNSDGNEIAKAARKPRKPRDPNAPPMQRKRKIAPADTDNEIAADSKSLAAAASSASRQPRVSDVSNVSASSPAQHHQQPASAHQTDQRYSPKIPKREHFGSMQSILNSDPPAERPSSQPQPQSNNSTSMPVRTSGQSYDPIRGNYDPVRETMVSHNPYGSASGSPRAPSQMPNRSPTIASLLGGGDSRSSFQPASNQPRFQAQEPSQPSSPSKEPQAISTPTPSSRSLAQEAKKDPPPPPPPVQRPVIKESNFTTISNGPIKRSSPKQKPHTGVSTPKTDNLDDMQESEGRSILDFGRAKPGEELQAPTIVLSVPIQAGETNRYVNFMRMAEERYGWDALHPRLAANRDRKARIAAAAASLEKAESGRESGDEMSVDLSDAEASNPDNGGTSGPDAQAKPKKKRNFKEDQYDVDDDFVDDSELLWEAQAAASRDGFFVYSGPLVPEVEKPAAGHEGPPKRGRGGRGSRGGGRGASTRGGAGSGRGGGPGSRGGSVTRKPRITKQEKAQREREKAERESLAQLAKTPTHGYSLNPTTPSFAVSELGA
- a CDS encoding 18S rRNA aminocarboxypropyltransferase, with protein sequence MVRHKKDFNPKGKKGGHGPPRPRAPRNNDGDGPSSRPAFKAACWDLGHCDPKRCSGKKLMKLGMMRDLHLGQRHNGVIITPNGKHVVSPADRELMDQYGAAVVECSWARTKEVQWNKVGGKCERLLPYLVAANTVNYGKPWRLNCVEALAAAFYICGHADWAEQILEPFSYGPSFLEINSSLLKRYAACTDEASVKKTEEEWMEQLEREYTESREEGNDDIWATGNTNRRRMDPSDDDEEDDDEEGSDKDDEDSIDGIYLGKKLQKPSAQEEEDEEEKDRYAISDDSDDEDAMAEIRRKVLASKTFTNPNQDDDKKPATIPNPHQQQQQFKPATDVQPDSDNGDSDEDEDDEFDNIIEATPVTDRIGLAKLEKERSQATVTTRTFSSNTVGAPYRR
- a CDS encoding Tr-type G domain-containing protein; this encodes MLRARALQGRGNSFVCAYCRLKLSPREAQLRDRHVSTSIISAGAPGLLPCHSTQSLGVRALSTSSPLHRPDDKGSPPKPGGFPGSGFPGGFGAGLGSLGSFGVTKSTPDTAKPTSLLPHELEARSKMGLAPKKPAPVAKVPDPPQTALASQKHDKKKKNKKQKRQNKAEGRAEGRAEGRAENRAALSSALAEAFKTDRTPAPVATPKAWSSNEPEKPAAPATPAAPAWGAFSSRKIDTQLPAREPRPQAKPVEKQPQKAPVTPERPTGEAAWGEMKRAARTTSDSIEEQGGDFWDALETRVSGFRGKPSTASKSSSQQASPDAVQDFWSQDLQTPQEQQPRRKSRFEVEDEVDDRRGKKGKRPKNVRQQQDDDDDWDEDSIRRWELRQRKKAEKDAKKRLEEEANNAPVPIFLPEYISVANLAQALQIRNADFLHDLEAMGFEELTNDTIMTGDTAALVAQEYGFDPTVDTGSQRDLRPRPAAEDPSSLPSRPPVVTIMGHVDHGKTTLLDWLRKSSIAAQEHGGITQHIGAFVVQMSSGKQITFLDTPGHAAFLSMRQRGANVTDIVVLVVAADDSVMPQTIEALKHATAAKVPIIVAINKIDKEDARVEQVKLDLSRNGVELEEFGGDVQVVPVSGKTGKGMEDLEENIVTLSEILDVRAETDGMAEGWILESSVKQTGKVASVLVKRGTLRLGDYIVAGKTWAKVRGLRNEAGVEIPEAPPGTPVQVLGWRDLPEAGEQVLQAPDEGTAKTAVEYRQEMAEREESSQQLAEQEHRQREKAAAEEAAAAAEAEGIEAEPSESEPGIIFQNFIVKADVAGSVEAVCGTVQELGSNEVQSKILRSSVGLISEYDVDHAAASKSIIINFNNTILPHIRHRADEAGVRIIDHSVIYHVVDDVKAALSDLLPYKISHKVLGEADVLQLFTINIKKRVQKTIAGCKIRNGSIKRTSMVKVIRAGEVVYEGKIDTLKHVKKDVMEMGKGTECGIGFEDFQDLEVDDQIQTYEVLKEKRTL